A stretch of the Comamonas testosteroni TK102 genome encodes the following:
- the dtd gene encoding D-aminoacyl-tRNA deacylase: MMSVIQRVKQARVEVDGRITGQIGQGLLALVCAERGDTEAEADKLLAKMLKLRIFSDEAGKMNKSLQDVGGGLLVVSQFTLAADTRGGNRPSFTAAAAPDEGRRLYDYFVDQARLAHAQVQTGEFAADMQVHLVNDGPVTIPMRMEPQA, encoded by the coding sequence ATGATGAGTGTGATTCAGCGCGTCAAGCAGGCGCGCGTGGAGGTCGACGGCCGCATTACCGGTCAGATCGGCCAGGGTCTGCTGGCGCTGGTCTGTGCCGAGCGCGGCGATACCGAGGCCGAGGCCGACAAGCTGCTGGCCAAGATGCTCAAGCTGCGCATCTTCAGCGACGAGGCCGGCAAGATGAACAAAAGCCTGCAGGACGTTGGCGGGGGGCTGCTGGTGGTCAGCCAGTTCACGCTGGCGGCCGACACCAGGGGCGGCAACCGCCCCAGCTTTACGGCCGCCGCCGCGCCCGACGAAGGCCGGCGACTCTACGACTATTTTGTGGACCAGGCCAGGCTGGCCCACGCTCAGGTGCAGACCGGTGAATTTGCCGCCGACATGCAGGTGCATCTGGTCAATGACGGGCCCGTCACCATTCCCATGCGCATGGAGCCGCAGGCCTAG